agtatcacagttattaaactatttcttgttatgatttcagaTCTGAATtcaacctcagaatgatctaaaatgatctaaaaacaAGTAACTAAGAGGTgttaaccctggtgaaaaaaacagcatttgctggtaggtatgttttgatgctgggatgctggttaggtaggttttcatgctggtttaagctggtcctttgctggtttaagctggtcctttgctggtttttgctggtcatgttgctggtcaaggaccagcatgaaccagcaaaggaccagcatgagccagcaaaagaccagcatgagccagcaaaggaccagcataaaccagcaaaggaccagcttaaaccagcatcaaaacctacctaaccagcatatgctgtttttttcaccagggaagttTGAAAGTGTGGtgtctgtgctttaaattaaattattagacgtttctgtggaatgcttgattccgattggtcagtcatgacattccaaggtatgttattctcTGATAACAACTGGCAAAATTCACTATtttgtgtacaatttcttaattatgTCATCATGGTTTTGTGGACTCTTGTTTTAAAAGCAGctgctgtcattttgttttgtacactgcaagataactaacaaactagtactgaagtactagtacttaattatccatgtggtgaaatgttgtgtaatagtagtggtatgactgcactgtatccctaaaatgtctgtctagtttgaacttgctgcttgctagcaactgatttcttcatcgAAGCTTTGGGTTCAAATATATCAACTCAGATTagtgtttcatgtctaattatttgtttttgtggcAAGCTGTGTAATATCCAGCCATTTGTTATAGATATCACCGAAGGAGTCATTTAGAGTAGGCTAGACATAGATGATGATATGTAAATGCATCAGGTATGATTTTATGGAACTAATAAAACATTCAACTAATGTAGACCACAGACATTACTTCACTCACAAACCAGAAACCGCCATTCTAAAAACTCATAGGAAATTCCAGAGGCGAGAAAATCTTCATTTCCTTCCGGACTTTACAACAAACGACTCTTTCGAGCGCCTTTTccttatttgtttatattttccaGTTTGCATTAGTATTATGCGGTGGGTCTATGAGGTGAACTCTGAGCCAATGAAACTCGTCTTGACAATCCCAGCCCCTTAAACGCAGAACGTTCCCATCAGGAGGCGGAGTCACGGCTAATTCAGAACTACAGCTTCAAACGGGAGAACAGCGTTTTGGAAGTCGTGTTGTAAGTCATGCGAGTTCATTTGGCGACAGTGAAACAACCGCTATTGAGAAACAGCGTCTGAAGATCATCACCATTTAACATTCATACAGTCTACGGTAGTGTATATGGGGTTCTGTTAAAGCAAGAATACATGCTGATTTATTCCTGCTGTTGATTCTAACGTTATTTTTCAAATAGTAGGTGTTTTGTGTATAAATGGCTGGCAGAGGTACAAACGGTCGTCATGGTTTGCGGGGCCACGCAGGGAGAACCGCAGCTTTAGCCCTGCTGGTTCATAAGGAATGCACTCAACTCCTGGAGTTATACGTAAGTCACAAAATAGAGCTTATTTATACAGAACTAgtctaattattatatttaactttCCTAATTATGGTCTGGTGTGCGACACAAACTGAAGTCATCGACATCATGACATTTAGCTGAAGGAATGTCTGGGGGCAGCAAATGAATTTTGCTAGAAGTGACAGCGTTGTCTGTGCGGCTGCGGGGTATCCAGACTTGTCGGTGCGCGCAGCGGATGGAAAGTGCCTCTGGATTTACAAAGCCTGATTGTTCcagtaataaatacatttttggttaCCTGCCAAATTGTTCAGGTCCACCACCTTCTCTGTTGTCTTCCCTGAATGTTTAAACAATTCTAAGTTTCGGCTTGTTTCACTGGATAAGAAGCCAAAAACGTGGGAGCGGTTTGGAATGTAGGGGAGTCTTTGAACTTTTCAAATAGGTGAGCAACATTCGATTCCTATTCAGCCTAAGTACAGGACGAGCTGATCTGCCAAAGCACCGGCTTGGCTTCAGAGGGTGCTACATTATTAATTAGTGACTTAATAATATGCCAACAACATGCTTCTATGAGCATCAAACCTTCCAGGGTGAAGTTGAAGAAAAAAAGCACTGGCTAAAGGTGAAAGAAAATGTGTGCGTttttcattcaaaagtttagaatcCTGAATAATTCATATCCTTTCAAAGGGATATGCAACTTCTTGGGTGTTTTAAATAGATAAACTGTCTTAAACTGTAGTTCCACTAGTTTTCTAGTTTTCTGCTCAATACTGTGCCGTAATACTATTCTATATTGTCCTtgtgaaataaacaataattaaataagtgtTTAGCTGACCTTCGGAATTGCGTGTTGGCTGTACAAGATTATATGAGTTTGTTTGGCTTTgtcttttattactttttaattgctgtttttattcactGTCATATGTTCACCACATGTTTGTTTATCAGTCTCATCATCTGGCATTTTCTGCTCATTACGTTCTACGTTTCTTGTAACCTCAACTCATTCCTTTTGTCTCACCGTTTAgagaaacagtgaatcattgcCATCCTCACCGGTTGACGAAGGTTACTTAGTGTCTATTCCTCCACTGGTTCCTCAGTTGTCAGATGCAGAAAAAATATCTCTCCTGCATGCTGCGCTCAAGGAGTGTCTGCGACTTCTGGAAGATGTCATTACGCGGGAGGACGCAGAATTTTCCGACGACGACGAAGAAGACAGCGAGTACAAGAGAAAACGGAAAACTGTGAGGGATCGTCTGGGGCACCTGTTGACCAGCACAGAGCAGCTACTAGTGAACGGCCCAAAATTTGAAGCTAAAGTTAAAGAGGTCATTTTAGATATAACgttgcactttttttctcattaatttgAAGCTTTTGTAAAGCTTGTTAAATTTCATTAACAATCTATCTGTGCTTATGTGAAAGGAGCTGGATGGTCAGGCAGACAGCGGGAGTTTCGGTCTGAAGATGTGGATTGTGCGAGTGCTGCAGGACCTCGTGCACTGGACTGGCCAAACATCTGACATTCTCCGATCTCTGCCAGCAGAGATGGAGAAAGCACCAAAGACAATGTCTCGGAGGACAAGAAGAGGCGCCGGAAAAATAAGGAAGTGAAACTGGatatgtgataaaaaaaaaaagaaaacgaaagGGTGGAGAGGAAGAGGATAGTATGATAAGAATGAGGAGAAGGAATTTCATTGCAGCATGGAGAATGTAGAGAGTCAGAGGATCTGGATGCGGTCACTGGAATTCAGCATTCCAGCATTTGGAAAGCATGGGGGGAGGGTTTGAACAAGATATTATTcaagatattattttattattattttaatatatttcttggttattaaaatgagattttaaaTTGTAGCAATGAATGTACATGTACTgtaagagtttttgtttttttgtggattTATTGCCTTTTGAGATTGTTGAGTCATAGTAGACACTGCAGACAgggtttcgtttttttttttttttggaccgtGATGATCAAAGTGAGAAAGTGAGTTCGAGTGAGTATGAGTTTATTTGTGTATGTAAAgcatagttcacacaaaattgaacattctgtcatcatttactcatttactaAACctgcattattttctcttgtggacataaaagaaaatatacaaatgtttGCAGCACTTTagatttcatttgttaacattagttagctGAACTTAACCTAAACTTAACTTCAACAAgtacaaacatgtttttaaaatcagaagttgtacactaccagtcaaaagttttttaagaatgttaatgttttttgaaaagcaataatattgtaaaatatttgtacaaattaaataactgctttcagtttgaatatgttttaaaatgtaatttattcctgagatcaaagctaaattttcagcatcattactccagtctttagtgtcacatgatccttcagaaatcattctaatatgctgattttgctgtTCAAtcaattttgttattattattatcaatatttaaaacagttgagtactttttttcaggattctttgataaatagagagattcaaagatcagcatttatctgaaataccaTACCAAATACTATTCAAAAgcaataatttcattttatttttttttttaattaatacttttatctagccaggatgctttaaaatgatcaaaagtgatgaaaaagacaatgttacaaaagatttcaatttcagataaatgctgttttttttaactttctgttcatcaaagaagcctgaaaaaattctactccattttcaacataataataataataataaatgactttgagcagcaaataagaatatcagaatgatttctgaaggattgtgtgactgaagtaatgatgctaaaattcaggtttgaaatcataggaataaatgacattttaaaatgtattcaaatgtatatatatatacacatatatatatatatatatatatatatatatatttaaaaattgtactgtttttgctgtactttgcatcaaataaatgccggcttggtgagcagaagaggccgGTAGTGTATCTGTTAACATTACTTGTATGTTAACAAACGTGAGCAATAAACAATGAACTATTGTactattgctcattgttagttcacatgagcattaactaatattaacaattaCGACTTTACTGTAagtaaaatgttaccaaaatttctttcttttgcttgctttttctttttgtacaaTGCAATTTACtgatgtcttgttttgtttggaccccaacattcttcaaaatatcttttttgtacAGATTTGGAAGTCATGACaaaaagtgagtaaatgatgaaagaatATACTATCCCTGGAGATTTCTTCTCAATATAATAATCTACTGTTACAAATATCTTGAACGATCTACTGTACAACCAgtgatgtatgtttttaaaaagttcacATTTCTCATTCAAATGCTTCTCATTCCTGTTACATATGCAGTGGGCAGTTATTAAGTGCACCATCTGTTGATGTTTGTTTGGATTACTGCTTTCATCCACACTTATGAAACACTCCTGCCCTCTGCTGGCTACATAAAGTTCTGCTTTTTATTCCAGGTCAGTTTGTCAGATGTGACTTTGGTCTTAGTGACAGGGAGAAGTGTCCAGACAAGGCCTTTTCGTGATGATTTTGTGAGTCCTTTACACTGATTTTAGTATGTTCAGTATCTACTCAAAATGTAGGCTATATCTTAGCAATCCTGGGTCGGTCTTTGATTTAGGTGACGTACTGTATAGAGAAATCTGATGAAAGAGCATTAATGATTCAGCACCTGGTTATTATATGAAGAGACTGGAATTGGTGAAGAAAGTAAAACGCTaccatataataatttattaataataaatgcgTTTTAAACTTGCACTGCAATAAATGGCAATATCTGAGCTGTCATTCAAACAGGTTGCTGTCATAACTTACGGTttgatgacttttttttgtatgtgtgtatgtgtgtacaacTGTGATAAAGGAAAAGCAGGATGTGTGTTTGGAAGAGAGGGGGTGGAGTGTATGTTTGtgatctgagtgtgtgtgtgtgtattggaAGAGAGGCAGGATGCCTGTGAAATGGGGAGggctgtatatgtgtgtgttattgtatgtgtgtatttgtctGAGTGTATGCATGTGCAAGTGAGTGAGAGAGAATAGAGAGAATGTGACTGTgtatgtgatgtgtgtgtgcgtgaggcaggatgtgtgtgtgcgtgtgtgtgtgagagagagaatggAAGGGGGAGGGGTGTGttacagagtgtgtgtgtgtgtgtgtgtgtgtgtgaggcgaGAAAGGgggaatgtgtgtgtgcgcttgcGTAGGAGGGAGAATCTGTGTGAGAGTcggattgtgtgtgtgtgtgtgaacacatGCCTTTGTGAGATCTGcagtgtgagtgtgagtgtgtgcaaATGTGCACGAATACACAAAtgtgtataatgacatgggtatTACTACATAAatatggtttatgaggacacttcCTGTGTCCTTGTAAAGCAAAtgcctttaaaaatgtactaaactgcgttttttaaaattcaaaattgccaGGAGTTTTTAGATTTAggttaaaagaataaaaaatacagtttgtacagtataaaatcCATTATGTCTATGAAGAGTCACCATAAAACACATATGCAAGTGTGTGTgcgcgtctgtgtgtgtgtgctcctATTCCCTACATAACATTTGGTCCACACAGGGATAGTAATACAactaaattttgaccttgtcaGGCCATTTTTTGGTCCAAGTGAGAAAACCAAGCTTAAAAATCACAAAGAATTTTAGGTTTTCAAAGAAATTTAGgttttttgaaaatttgaagTTTGCTGTGTGGGGTGGGGTTGGGGTAAgaggatagaaaatacagtttgtgcaATATGAacatgattatttttatatacaaaaactGCTAACATGGAAACCCAAATGTATGTGTATGGTCCAAGGAGACTGAAGGGTGAATTATTAATTGACAGTAAAGTagcctatgtgtgtgtgtgtgtgtagaacatttacatatacatgtGCATTGCAAAAGATTGTTATCTGAACATTACGTGTATGTGAATGTGTATGTTTGAGTGTGTTATTGCATACTAGTCTCAGTATGCACACTTGTAggctgcctgtctgtctgtgtgtgtgtgtgtgtgtgagagagagagagagagagagagagagagagagtctgcGATGGTGCGCGctcctgtgtgtgtgagggatGAGAGTGGGGGAAGGGTGTGTTTAGATGTGTGCGTCAGAGGTTTGTGGTGTGATAGAGAAATTCAGAATAGTCTCAATGagaatacataatttaaaaatattttaggagCGCATATGAATGGCCCATATCTCCTCTATTATTATTGAAAGGGGAATTTAGGTAttaaagaatatataaatacttatattctcaaaatgtgatatttttctCTATTCCAGGGCCTTTATTTATCAACACCGAGCTCATAACTAAGGATAACTGCTTGGAGGTAGCTTTAGAAAACACTACTGTATTTACgttaacataaaaaacatacgGTATAAAGCAATGTTGTTACTTAATCAAAGTTAGTCatgaattaaatacaaaaacagacaGTGGCAGACCTGTCAATATTATCTGATGAGTACAATCAACTTCGCTTAGAAACAGAAAAACCACCCCAACCTATACTAGAGGTTGCAACCATTTCTTTAATATGAGGGAGTTTAGGTTTCTGTGTTTTCGTAGTTTAAGAATTTCACACCagcaaacaaaaccaaaatgaaatgttataaatcAAGTGAGTTTAGAGCAAAAATGCCCATCGAAGTACTTACAAGTGCTGAATTACAAGCGCACCTATTGTCGGACCGCACATCCACCCCTCCCGTCTGAGTAAATGGTATCGTCTAAAAGAACCTGTACATAGACAGGGAGAGCGCGAGCGCTGCTCGTGAGAGGACAGCGCTCATCAGCGGGAATGGCGGAGACCGTTCGCTCGCTCTTCGACTACCGGGAGCCGCCGACGCTGGACAGCAACGGAGAGAGCAGCAAACCGCCACAGCCGCGAGGGTGAGGGAGTAAACAGACTCgagaaaaaagtaacatttccaGAGATGACATTCACTTTTAAAGCTCAGAAGCGTCTGCCAGATATAATGTCACATTTCTGTTACGACAAAATTATCGTAATGACTgaagtttttaaaactttagGTTGTAGGTAAACAACAAGGTAAACAAAgctaaagaaatgttttatttattcagttatgAAGTTAAGTTGTTCTTTATAAATAACGTTATTGCTCTGTTGTCACAGGAATCAGGTGTGTGAGTGTCATTTAAATGACAGTCCGGTGTAACTTattaattttcagtttaaaaatgatGCAGAATGTAGGTTTTTCATCACTGTTAACTCTGAATAAACAATTGACGTGTGagagagcgtgtgtgtgtgtgtgagtgcgtGTGTGTCACagggagtgtgtgtgtatgagtgtgatttgcgtgtgtgtctgtgtgtcacagggagtatgtgtgtgtgtgtgtgtgtgtgtgtgagagagagagagagagagagagagaaagtgtgtgtgtgtgattgcgTGTGTCTGTGTCACAGGGAGAGCgcgtttgagtgtgtgtgtgtgtgtgtgtgcagaagGGAGGAGGGAGAGAGCAGAGCGTGAGAGAAAGGAACaagtacagtgtgtgtgtgtgtgtatatgtgtgtgcatgtgtgagagagagtgtgtgtgtgcttgcttgtgtgtgtgtatgtgagggAGAGCATGAGAGGGAGGGAAAGACAGTGAGTGTGCGTGACAAAGACAGACACAATAtgctggtgtgtgtgtttgtcagactgagtgtgtttgtggctgtgtgcgcgtgtgtacctggtattccCTACATTATGGGGACCGAATGTCTCTACAAGGATAGTAATGTCAATCatttttgaccttgtggggtcatttttttttggtcccTGTGAGGAAGACAGcttataaataatacagaattaagttttttctaaatctaaatatgtaaaatagttttttgtgaGGGTTAGATTTTAGGGTTAGGGGTTACAAAATACAATTTGCACAGTATAAAAATCATTACGTCTATAGAATGTCCCCATAAACCATAGAAACCCAACATGTGAACGTGAGAAGAGTGAAAGTGTGAGACAGAATGAGTGTGTGATTGCATGTGACAGAAGATAAAAGGTGTGTATATGTGATAGAGTCTTCagaaaaggtgtgtgtgtgtgcttaggTTGTGCATAAACCTTATGGGGGCCAAATGTCTGTTTAAGAACCGTAAAACCTGAAATTACCAACATTGTGAGAACCGGACAATACTTGTTGTGAGAGAAATGGGTTATTGTATATactaaatactgaaaatataaaaactatgaGGGCAAGTGATCAAAAATATCATTAGctcaatataaaacaatagtcaatggaaagtccccaccatgatagaaaaacaaacatgtgtatGCATATGTGTGTTTGGG
This genomic window from Labeo rohita strain BAU-BD-2019 chromosome 1, IGBB_LRoh.1.0, whole genome shotgun sequence contains:
- the cntf gene encoding ciliary neurotrophic factor; amino-acid sequence: MAGRGTNGRHGLRGHAGRTAALALLVHKECTQLLELYRNSESLPSSPVDEGYLVSIPPLVPQLSDAEKISLLHAALKECLRLLEDVITREDAEFSDDDEEDSEYKRKRKTVRDRLGHLLTSTEQLLVNGPKFEAKVKEELDGQADSGSFGLKMWIVRVLQDLVHWTGQTSDILRSLPAEMEKAPKTMSRRTRRGAGKIRK